The Candidatus Methylomirabilis sp. genome has a window encoding:
- a CDS encoding porin produces MTQRGWWVRGAVLGSALLLAPVGAWADKLTELEQAFETQRQSLQQLQQEMNRLRQDRTAQQAETDRRVMEVEKKAAEAAASSLLTGYEPGKGFFLKSADGQFTLNLRGYVQTWFITEGARQEEEFNAADKAAGIARHTPSTFRQRRTRLIVSGQVFNDFGFYIEPELSFGGVPDSTGQSTGAARLEAGYVNYTYAPWAKVTVGQYKPRFGLEMITASTDLDFAERAVISKALSPDWQLGATVEGTVKLLPIPVYYGVGIYNGCGRIDQCKGGIDNDGDKEFTGRVTVAPPMPFGNLTIGLNADHRTFRVVNGKGATDANSTTTSVSGTSFHRFNPAQATGWKLGGDGAGTSQNGFLINGNRVTGGGDLVFDLYPFIIKGEYAYASQERDALGAGGSNLDNLIIQGGYGSLGYWLFGNKRSGLLAIGRYEHLRVDDNSGAFTAPASATKERPMEMRSGTLGLNWYVNPSVRLRANYLLTDVRPGRNTIGVSNSTHGELVHEGIAEVQVQF; encoded by the coding sequence ATGACGCAAAGAGGCTGGTGGGTTCGTGGTGCCGTCCTGGGTAGCGCCTTGCTGCTTGCCCCGGTGGGGGCGTGGGCCGATAAACTCACGGAACTCGAGCAGGCATTTGAGACACAGCGGCAGTCGCTGCAGCAGTTGCAACAGGAGATGAACCGGCTGCGGCAAGACCGGACCGCGCAACAGGCCGAGACGGACCGGCGCGTAATGGAGGTGGAGAAGAAGGCTGCCGAGGCCGCGGCCTCGTCCCTGCTCACTGGGTATGAGCCCGGGAAAGGGTTCTTCCTGAAGTCCGCCGATGGCCAGTTCACCCTGAACTTGCGCGGCTACGTTCAGACTTGGTTCATCACGGAAGGGGCGCGACAGGAAGAAGAGTTCAACGCCGCAGACAAGGCAGCCGGGATCGCGCGACACACCCCGAGTACCTTCAGGCAGCGCCGCACTCGGTTGATCGTGAGCGGCCAGGTCTTCAATGACTTCGGCTTCTACATCGAGCCAGAGCTCTCCTTCGGTGGGGTTCCCGATTCCACCGGGCAAAGTACAGGCGCTGCACGGCTCGAAGCGGGCTATGTCAACTATACGTATGCTCCGTGGGCCAAGGTGACCGTCGGGCAATACAAACCCCGCTTTGGCCTCGAAATGATCACCGCCTCTACTGATCTGGACTTCGCCGAGCGAGCGGTGATCTCCAAGGCGCTGTCCCCGGACTGGCAGCTAGGCGCCACCGTCGAGGGTACTGTGAAACTGCTTCCCATACCCGTCTACTATGGAGTGGGGATCTATAACGGCTGCGGCCGGATCGATCAGTGTAAGGGCGGCATCGACAATGACGGCGATAAGGAGTTCACCGGTCGAGTGACCGTTGCCCCCCCGATGCCCTTCGGGAATCTCACCATTGGGCTGAACGCCGATCATCGCACCTTCCGAGTCGTCAATGGGAAGGGTGCGACCGATGCAAACAGTACGACGACATCGGTCAGTGGTACCTCGTTTCACCGCTTCAACCCAGCCCAGGCGACCGGCTGGAAATTGGGGGGTGACGGGGCCGGCACGTCACAGAACGGCTTCCTGATCAACGGTAACCGCGTCACCGGCGGCGGCGATCTCGTCTTCGACTTGTACCCATTCATCATCAAGGGGGAGTACGCCTACGCCTCTCAAGAGCGTGACGCCTTGGGCGCGGGTGGCAGCAATCTCGACAACCTCATCATCCAGGGTGGCTACGGGTCGCTTGGTTACTGGCTCTTCGGTAATAAGCGGAGTGGCCTGCTGGCCATCGGCCGCTATGAGCACCTGCGGGTCGATGACAACTCAGGCGCATTTACGGCGCCTGCCTCGGCCACCAAGGAGCGGCCAATGGAGATGCGGTCCGGCACTCTCGGCCTGAACTGGTATGTCAACCCCAGCGTCCGGCTACGGGCCAACTATCTTCTCACCGACGTCAGGCCGGGCCGGAATACGATCGGCGTGAGCAATAGCACGCACGGTGAGCTGGTGCACGAGGGGATTGCTGAGGTGCAGGTCCAGTTCTAA
- the modA gene encoding molybdate ABC transporter substrate-binding protein, with product MLRGDRETIRPGWRLRLPGYATKGWLLGLLTVIAWFTIASAASKQELLISAAISLKEPLQEIGALFEQRHPEVKVIFNWGASGALQQQIERGAPVDVYVSAASKQMDELEAKDLLLNETRRTLAANLLVLITSSTLRSDFASFKDLTKSGVKLIAIGNPRTVPAGGYAQAALMSLGLWDSLQPKLIFTENVRQALAYVVRGEVEAALVYATDAQSAGEAVQVAVAPLEGSAPPILYPIAVVRTSKQSQEARAFVDLTLSEAGQRILRAHGFLPPPKVLAR from the coding sequence ATGCTGCGGGGCGATCGAGAGACAATCCGACCGGGCTGGCGCTTACGCTTACCTGGTTACGCAACGAAGGGTTGGCTGTTAGGTCTCCTGACGGTCATTGCGTGGTTTACCATCGCATCTGCGGCGTCGAAGCAAGAGTTGCTGATTTCCGCCGCGATCAGCCTGAAGGAGCCGCTGCAAGAGATTGGCGCGCTGTTTGAACAACGCCATCCAGAGGTGAAGGTGATTTTCAACTGGGGCGCCTCCGGCGCGTTGCAGCAGCAGATCGAGCGTGGCGCTCCAGTAGATGTGTATGTCTCCGCCGCGTCGAAACAGATGGACGAGCTCGAGGCTAAGGACCTTCTGCTCAATGAAACCCGGCGTACACTTGCTGCTAACCTGCTGGTCCTGATCACATCTTCTACTCTTCGGTCCGATTTCGCTTCCTTCAAAGATTTGACGAAGTCAGGGGTCAAGCTGATCGCCATCGGCAACCCACGGACTGTCCCTGCTGGAGGGTACGCGCAGGCGGCCCTGATGAGTCTTGGGTTGTGGGATTCGCTGCAACCGAAGCTGATCTTCACAGAGAATGTTCGTCAGGCTCTGGCCTACGTCGTACGAGGCGAGGTCGAAGCCGCCCTGGTCTATGCCACCGACGCGCAGAGCGCCGGCGAAGCGGTCCAGGTGGCCGTCGCCCCACTGGAGGGGAGTGCTCCGCCGATCTTGTACCCGATCGCCGTGGTCAGGACCTCAAAACAAAGCCAAGAGGCCAGGGCCTTCGTTGATCTGACGCTGAGCGAGGCGGGCCAGCGGATCCTAAGGGCTCATGGGTTCCTGCCGCCGCCAAAGGTCCTGGCTCGCTGA
- the modB gene encoding molybdate ABC transporter permease subunit yields the protein MTQIPLSPLFLSLKIAGLATVATLLIGTPIAWMLARGRFPGRAVLESIVVVPLILPPTVTGYYLLLLIGRQGLLGRLLEQGLNIGIIFTWKAAVLASTIAALPLFIKAVQGAFEGIDRRIEDAGRTFRPAVIVLCTITLPLAWRGILAGSILAFARAMGEFGMTLMIAGSIPGRTQTLALAIYDAVQANQPQEANALSILATATVLLILVLVGRMTKVKY from the coding sequence ATGACTCAAATCCCACTGTCCCCCCTGTTTCTATCGTTGAAGATCGCCGGCTTGGCAACAGTGGCTACGCTTCTTATCGGCACTCCGATTGCGTGGATGCTGGCGCGAGGCCGTTTTCCAGGCAGGGCAGTCCTGGAATCGATCGTAGTGGTCCCGCTGATTCTGCCTCCTACCGTAACTGGCTACTATTTGCTGCTGTTGATTGGCCGACAAGGACTGCTGGGACGTCTTCTGGAGCAAGGGCTGAATATCGGCATTATCTTCACCTGGAAGGCCGCCGTTCTCGCCTCGACCATCGCCGCGTTGCCGCTGTTCATTAAGGCCGTCCAGGGTGCGTTCGAAGGAATCGACCGCCGGATCGAGGATGCGGGTCGAACGTTCAGACCTGCCGTGATCGTGCTGTGTACCATCACCCTTCCCCTGGCGTGGCGGGGCATCTTGGCAGGGTCGATCCTGGCTTTTGCCAGGGCCATGGGAGAGTTCGGGATGACGCTGATGATTGCCGGAAGCATCCCGGGGCGGACCCAGACGCTTGCCCTCGCGATTTACGACGCGGTCCAGGCAAATCAGCCGCAGGAGGCGAATGCCCTGTCGATCCTGGCGACGGCCACCGTGCTGCTGATCCTCGTGTTGGTCGGTCGGATGACGAAGGTCAAATACTGA
- a CDS encoding ABC transporter ATP-binding protein, with protein MLELALDRRLPGFHLQTHLQIGDEIAALYGPSGSGKSLTLLAIAGLIRPTSGTIRINGRTVFDAKTGIDLAPHQRRVGLVFQEYALFPHKTVSGNLSFGLARGVSTHEATLRVDEMLHLLRLQSFAQHYPHQLSGGQRQRVALGRALIGHPEILLLDEPFSALDPAVRETLRQELLQMLADYKGTILLVTHDLQEAYLMASTIAIIDGGKVLQMGTREEVLHQPRTRRVAEHTGAKNILRGVACRDPDGALDIVWRGHHLRADGPGPTVPGEVEFCIRPEDVRLVWPERAERRVNLLRGQIVHELGRGLDYLLFVSLVDGGDRAKYDLEIQVRSRLHHLMTLHVGKEVWLSLPADRLHLLAPDE; from the coding sequence ATGCTTGAACTCGCGCTCGACAGACGACTGCCGGGATTCCACCTCCAGACGCATCTTCAGATCGGCGATGAAATCGCCGCTCTGTACGGCCCATCCGGTTCGGGCAAGAGTCTGACGCTCCTGGCCATCGCCGGCCTGATCAGACCGACCTCCGGGACGATTCGCATCAACGGTCGGACCGTCTTTGATGCGAAGACCGGCATCGATCTTGCGCCGCATCAGCGGCGGGTTGGCCTCGTGTTCCAGGAGTATGCCCTCTTTCCTCATAAGACGGTATCAGGGAATCTCTCGTTCGGACTGGCTCGAGGGGTCTCCACACATGAAGCGACCCTTCGGGTGGACGAGATGCTTCATCTCCTGCGGCTCCAGTCATTCGCACAGCATTATCCGCATCAGCTCTCAGGCGGACAGCGGCAACGCGTGGCCTTGGGACGCGCCCTGATCGGTCACCCTGAGATCCTGTTGCTGGACGAGCCGTTCTCCGCCCTTGATCCGGCCGTCCGCGAGACCCTCCGACAGGAGTTGCTTCAGATGCTGGCCGACTATAAGGGCACGATCCTGCTTGTGACCCACGATCTGCAGGAGGCGTATCTTATGGCCTCCACCATCGCCATCATCGACGGCGGCAAGGTGCTCCAGATGGGAACTCGGGAAGAGGTGCTCCATCAACCACGGACCCGGCGCGTAGCCGAGCATACCGGCGCGAAGAACATCTTGCGAGGTGTGGCCTGCCGAGACCCAGATGGCGCCTTGGACATCGTCTGGCGAGGACATCATCTGCGGGCCGATGGCCCTGGGCCGACGGTACCTGGGGAGGTGGAATTCTGTATCCGACCGGAGGATGTCAGACTGGTGTGGCCGGAAAGGGCGGAGCGGCGTGTCAACCTCCTGCGGGGCCAGATCGTCCACGAGCTTGGGCGTGGTCTTGACTATCTGCTCTTTGTGAGCCTCGTCGATGGGGGCGATCGCGCGAAGTATGATCTGGAAATCCAGGTCCGAAGCCGCCTGCACCACTTGATGACGCTGCACGTGGGAAAAGAGGTCTGGCTGTCGTTGCCGGCAGACCGTCTGCACCTGCTGGCCCCTGATGAGTAA
- a CDS encoding ABC transporter permease, producing the protein MELIWQGIKQAILLLVHGDPEVLRIMLLSLQVSGTATLLSLLIGIPLGTVLALSRFPGRSIAISLVNTGMGLPPVVVGLFVSIFLWRSGPLGFLELLYTPTAIVLAQLVIAGPVVTGLTVAAVQQLNPRLCLQLVGLGASRLQVVYLLLKEARLPLLAALMAGFGAVISEIGASMMVGGNIYRQTRVLTTATVLETSRGNFDMAIALSLLLLLLTFGVNVTLTWIQQRGRTP; encoded by the coding sequence ATGGAGCTGATCTGGCAAGGCATCAAGCAGGCTATTCTATTGCTTGTTCACGGCGACCCGGAGGTGCTGCGGATTATGCTGCTTTCGCTGCAGGTCTCGGGGACCGCGACCCTGCTTAGCCTGCTGATCGGCATCCCCCTTGGCACCGTCTTGGCTCTAAGCCGCTTTCCTGGGCGGAGCATTGCCATCAGCCTGGTTAATACCGGGATGGGCTTGCCGCCGGTCGTGGTTGGTTTATTCGTGAGCATCTTCCTCTGGCGGAGTGGGCCGCTTGGCTTTCTGGAGTTGCTTTACACGCCGACTGCCATTGTCCTCGCCCAACTCGTGATCGCCGGCCCGGTTGTCACGGGCCTTACGGTGGCCGCCGTTCAGCAGTTGAACCCGCGACTGTGCCTGCAACTCGTGGGGCTTGGTGCGTCGAGGCTTCAGGTCGTGTACCTCCTCCTCAAAGAGGCGCGCCTGCCGCTCCTGGCTGCGCTGATGGCCGGCTTCGGTGCGGTCATCTCCGAGATCGGCGCCTCCATGATGGTGGGCGGCAACATCTACCGGCAGACGCGGGTACTCACCACCGCCACTGTCCTGGAAACCAGTAGGGGGAATTTCGACATGGCGATTGCGCTCTCTCTCCTGCTGTTGCTCCTGACCTTCGGCGTGAACGTGACCCTTACCTGGATTCAGCAACGGGGACGGACACCGTGA
- a CDS encoding ABC transporter ATP-binding protein: MSGPILCLDRVTVTYDGIPVLDAPSFEVQEGQILAVIGPNGAGKSTLLRLLGFLERPTEGRVLFRGQSVQPYSNLLMVRRRMASVFQEPLLTDGTVEANVALGLRLRRVDSAEVSRRVQESMGTLGIGHLARRRTRTLSGGEAQRVSLARALVLDPEVFLLDEPFAALDPLTREGLLVDLKAILDKRRITTIFVTHDRNEALALGNQVAVMIGGRVLQVDMPERVFTEPINEEVARFVGIETILRGHVQSISQGLATVEVPGWALEVAAPLTPGERVLVCLRPEEITLFPRGVTLTTSSARNQFYGRVIRHLPAGSTFRVTIDCGVLIVATITRQSWEQLGLQDGVEVVAAFKATAPHIIRCA, encoded by the coding sequence GTGAGCGGGCCGATACTCTGCCTCGACAGGGTCACAGTGACATACGACGGCATACCGGTCCTGGACGCGCCGTCATTTGAGGTCCAGGAGGGGCAGATCCTGGCCGTCATCGGCCCAAACGGGGCCGGCAAATCGACACTGCTTCGACTCCTCGGATTTTTGGAGCGTCCTACTGAAGGACGCGTCCTCTTCAGGGGTCAGTCGGTCCAGCCGTATAGCAATCTGCTAATGGTCCGTCGCCGCATGGCCAGTGTCTTTCAGGAGCCATTGCTGACTGATGGAACCGTGGAGGCAAATGTGGCCCTCGGGCTCAGGCTCCGACGCGTCGATTCGGCCGAGGTCAGCAGGCGCGTTCAGGAAAGCATGGGCACCCTTGGCATCGGGCATCTGGCCAGACGGCGGACCCGAACCCTTTCGGGCGGCGAGGCTCAAAGGGTGAGCCTGGCGCGGGCCCTGGTCCTCGATCCGGAGGTCTTCCTGCTTGATGAGCCGTTCGCCGCCCTGGATCCGCTGACTCGCGAGGGGCTACTGGTTGACCTCAAGGCGATTCTCGACAAGAGACGGATCACGACGATCTTTGTGACGCACGATCGGAACGAGGCGTTGGCGCTTGGCAATCAGGTCGCTGTCATGATTGGTGGGCGGGTATTGCAGGTGGACATGCCTGAGCGGGTCTTTACCGAGCCTATCAACGAGGAGGTGGCCCGTTTCGTCGGTATTGAAACGATCCTCCGCGGCCATGTACAGTCCATCAGCCAGGGACTCGCTACCGTCGAGGTCCCGGGGTGGGCGCTGGAAGTGGCAGCGCCGTTGACGCCGGGGGAGCGCGTGCTGGTCTGCCTCAGGCCGGAGGAGATCACGCTCTTCCCTCGCGGGGTAACCCTGACTACCTCCAGCGCGCGGAATCAGTTCTACGGGCGGGTGATCCGCCACCTGCCGGCTGGCTCCACCTTTCGGGTAACGATCGACTGCGGTGTCCTGATCGTGGCGACAATCACCCGGCAGTCGTGGGAGCAACTCGGCCTGCAGGACGGGGTCGAGGTTGTTGCCGCATTCAAAGCAACCGCTCCCCATATCATCCGCTGCGCCTGA
- a CDS encoding DUF465 domain-containing protein, with translation MEETEAQLFARLREEHPEFQRLAEKHREFDQKISEFDRIYYLTSEQERKRKELQKLKLTIKDQMHVIMHQYRRNHTPATSQK, from the coding sequence ATGGAAGAGACGGAGGCGCAACTCTTTGCTCGTCTCAGGGAGGAGCATCCGGAGTTCCAGCGGCTGGCCGAGAAGCACCGAGAATTTGATCAGAAGATCAGCGAGTTTGACCGAATCTATTACCTGACGAGCGAGCAGGAGCGAAAGCGGAAGGAACTACAGAAGCTGAAGCTGACGATCAAAGACCAGATGCATGTGATTATGCATCAATATCGGCGCAACCATACGCCGGCTACGTCCCAAAAATGA
- the moaC gene encoding cyclic pyranopterin monophosphate synthase MoaC, which produces MKRLTHIDRHGQARMVDISEKDETRREAVAGGTVTMQPETLRMIQKGRVPKGDVLAAARLAGVMAAKRVPDLIPLCHSLLLSSAEVEFTPVEEAGRLDIESRIKVTGRTGAEMEALTAVAMAALTIYDMCKAVDKEMVIGSIRLIAKTGGKSGVYRRPGENGVEG; this is translated from the coding sequence ATGAAGCGGCTGACTCACATCGACCGACACGGCCAGGCCCGCATGGTCGATATCAGTGAGAAGGATGAAACCAGGCGGGAGGCCGTAGCCGGCGGTACAGTTACGATGCAGCCCGAGACCCTTCGTATGATCCAGAAAGGAAGAGTCCCGAAGGGCGATGTCCTGGCCGCTGCCAGGCTTGCCGGGGTCATGGCGGCAAAAAGGGTGCCCGACCTCATTCCACTCTGTCATTCTCTCCTGCTCTCCAGCGCCGAAGTCGAGTTCACGCCGGTCGAGGAAGCCGGGCGCCTCGACATCGAATCCCGGATCAAGGTCACGGGCCGAACCGGAGCAGAAATGGAGGCCCTCACCGCTGTGGCGATGGCAGCCCTGACCATCTATGACATGTGCAAGGCGGTGGACAAGGAGATGGTGATCGGCTCAATCCGTCTGATCGCCAAAACGGGGGGGAAGAGCGGGGTGTATCGTCGGCCTGGCGAGAACGGAGTCGAGGGCTGA
- a CDS encoding acetoin utilization protein AcuC — MPSGLRTAFIYTPRFLEFDYGPGHPLRNERLELTYDLISACELLPIPSARYVEPEPATDEELLVFLKPDYLNVLKAADAGHPPLEAFRYGLGTSDNPILPGIYRWSALVAGASLLAMRLVESGEVRTALNISGGLHHAGPGSASGFCYINDAALIIADLCRRGHRVAYVDIDAHHGDGVQWAFYDTDQVLTLSIHESGHTLFPGTGFVEELGEGKGEGYSVNIPLPSSADDEIFLWCFNEVIPPLIDAFQPDILVTQLGIDAHRTDPLSHVGISLGAFVQTVRRLKGVCDRWVALGGGGYDLRNVARAWTAAWAIMNDREPPALLPESFLARHGGLGFSDLTFIDAPAIIEGKAKARAWEEARETVGLLRQLVFPRHGI; from the coding sequence ATGCCTTCAGGACTGAGGACAGCGTTCATTTACACCCCACGGTTCCTGGAGTTCGACTATGGACCGGGGCACCCCCTTCGCAATGAGCGACTTGAGTTGACCTATGATTTGATCAGCGCCTGCGAGTTACTACCCATTCCCTCTGCCCGCTATGTCGAACCTGAACCCGCCACCGACGAGGAACTCCTGGTCTTTCTGAAGCCCGACTACCTGAATGTTCTCAAGGCGGCCGATGCCGGTCACCCTCCGTTGGAAGCATTCCGGTACGGTCTTGGCACCTCCGACAACCCAATCCTGCCGGGAATCTACCGGTGGTCTGCGCTGGTGGCCGGCGCCTCGCTGCTCGCCATGCGCCTCGTGGAATCGGGTGAGGTGAGAACGGCGTTGAACATCTCCGGGGGTCTCCACCACGCCGGACCGGGAAGCGCCTCCGGGTTTTGTTACATCAACGATGCTGCGCTGATTATCGCTGACCTCTGTCGGCGTGGGCATCGAGTAGCCTACGTGGACATCGACGCGCACCACGGCGATGGTGTCCAGTGGGCATTCTACGACACGGATCAAGTGTTGACACTTTCAATTCATGAGAGCGGCCACACTCTGTTTCCTGGTACCGGGTTCGTGGAGGAACTTGGTGAAGGGAAGGGGGAGGGGTACTCAGTCAACATCCCCCTTCCGTCCTCGGCGGACGACGAGATCTTTCTTTGGTGTTTCAATGAGGTGATCCCGCCTCTTATAGACGCCTTCCAACCCGATATCCTGGTTACCCAGCTTGGAATCGACGCACACCGGACCGATCCCCTCTCCCACGTCGGGATCAGTCTTGGGGCATTCGTCCAGACAGTCCGGCGCCTGAAGGGTGTGTGTGACCGGTGGGTAGCACTCGGCGGAGGCGGATATGACCTGAGGAACGTCGCTCGCGCCTGGACCGCCGCCTGGGCCATCATGAATGATCGTGAGCCACCGGCCTTGCTCCCGGAATCCTTTCTGGCCAGGCATGGGGGGCTCGGGTTCAGCGACCTTACATTTATAGATGCCCCTGCAATCATTGAGGGGAAGGCCAAGGCGCGTGCCTGGGAGGAGGCCCGAGAAACGGTAGGACTTCTCAGGCAGTTAGTGTTTCCGCGGCACGGCATCTGA
- a CDS encoding zinc-ribbon domain containing protein: MAFQDRSLTCVDCGQQFVFTAGEQEFYEQKGFMNEPKRCKGCKAVRKGTGGHGGPRQEYEVVCSACGQQTSVPFKPILDKPVFCKPCFVAKRSATA; encoded by the coding sequence ATGGCATTCCAGGATAGGTCACTGACGTGTGTCGATTGCGGGCAACAGTTTGTGTTTACTGCGGGGGAGCAGGAGTTTTACGAGCAGAAGGGATTCATGAATGAGCCGAAACGGTGTAAGGGCTGTAAGGCGGTACGCAAAGGGACAGGCGGCCATGGCGGCCCCCGCCAGGAGTACGAGGTCGTCTGCTCAGCCTGTGGCCAGCAGACCTCCGTTCCTTTCAAACCGATACTCGATAAACCGGTCTTCTGCAAGCCCTGCTTCGTGGCCAAGCGATCGGCGACGGCGTGA
- a CDS encoding type II toxin-antitoxin system death-on-curing family toxin codes for MIRYLTLSELLELHRQVMAASGGAVVIHSLEGLESALAQPRITFSGQEVYPTIAEKASALAFSLVKDHPFRDSNKRTGHAAMEVFLLLNGYELHASIDEQEAIMLRLASGTLERDAFTEWVSSHILRKPS; via the coding sequence TTGATTCGGTATCTCACGCTTTCCGAACTGCTGGAGTTACATCGGCAGGTGATGGCTGCATCGGGCGGCGCAGTCGTCATTCACAGCTTAGAAGGGCTTGAGTCGGCGCTGGCGCAACCGCGCATAACTTTCAGTGGCCAGGAGGTATATCCCACGATTGCAGAGAAAGCTTCGGCCCTGGCTTTCTCGCTGGTGAAGGATCATCCCTTCCGCGATAGCAATAAGCGCACGGGGCACGCCGCCATGGAAGTATTCCTGCTGCTGAACGGTTATGAACTCCATGCTTCGATAGATGAGCAGGAGGCGATTATGCTGCGGCTCGCGTCAGGTACATTGGAGCGCGACGCTTTCACCGAGTGGGTAAGTTCGCATATCCTTCGCAAGCCATCATAG
- a CDS encoding DNA-binding protein, with the protein MTTITITLSDDRLRQLEAIAARFQIAPEELARVGIEELLNRPDEAFQRAIDTVLKKNAELYRRLA; encoded by the coding sequence ATGACAACCATCACCATCACCCTCTCTGATGACCGCCTGCGCCAGCTCGAGGCAATCGCGGCCCGCTTTCAGATTGCGCCGGAAGAGTTGGCTCGTGTCGGCATCGAAGAACTGCTCAACCGCCCGGACGAAGCGTTTCAGCGCGCGATCGATACGGTCCTCAAAAAGAACGCTGAACTCTACCGGCGGCTCGCTTGA
- a CDS encoding AIPR family protein, translating to MDSTLVRTQVEAFRVKTAYGGKAEDCFPAWYLTRRFQIAETVAIAQTSDPALESGPKGHDSAIDAFHLHRDEGRNRLVIIQSKYTIKHALIAEGFREVARKGVPLVARLLRGEESIALLENKVVVNLRATLNRLSHEERSALAIDFVVIHLSGEDPEYIYKKTEPARAMLLEAALEHLSEHTVTTSFLGPAAFAFHVSDVQAPPVWSNLTLEAVSCRTTHSGQDAAFFYGIGVLAELVKLYNERRSELFSKNIRYFISRKANVETGPSGKIRETLKRLVTQGEDSPELFAFYHNGVTIFAREAEVDNGLCRVRDPYVLNGCQTIKTAHMFATDASAKGKLNEDLWKRVRIPVRVITTKSEELVRRVTVANNRQNSISAAALRANDSEQLELEQRFRRHNIFYQRQEGAFEQLERTNPELLADIYAQTAGSYVSIVDLARSIAAVAGEIHAAHHPNDIFESDRLYAKTFAPSRVSSIAFCVFLQNLHNVLGVVLKKNLGLEPNPGAPKPGSLTYYTMALLTRYLAKEERHGDIITFGTTLWGGKKLFREQVCSWLDNYHSKVKRELKDRFMSLESKSNENMASAYQSCLAALKLSQVDPFKAFENLDNEIEWAAPEE from the coding sequence ATGGACTCGACCCTTGTCCGAACGCAGGTGGAGGCATTTCGCGTAAAAACGGCCTATGGTGGGAAGGCCGAGGATTGTTTCCCCGCGTGGTATCTGACCCGCAGGTTTCAGATCGCCGAGACGGTAGCCATCGCGCAAACTTCGGACCCCGCACTTGAGTCAGGCCCCAAGGGGCATGACTCTGCGATCGACGCCTTTCATCTGCACCGCGACGAAGGTCGCAATCGCCTTGTGATCATCCAGAGCAAGTACACCATCAAGCATGCCCTGATCGCCGAGGGCTTTCGGGAAGTTGCAAGAAAGGGAGTCCCACTGGTGGCTAGGCTCCTTCGAGGCGAGGAAAGCATCGCCCTTCTGGAGAACAAGGTGGTCGTGAATCTACGTGCAACGCTAAACCGGCTTTCACATGAAGAGCGTAGTGCGCTCGCCATCGACTTTGTCGTTATCCATCTTTCCGGCGAAGATCCGGAGTATATCTATAAGAAGACGGAGCCGGCGCGCGCCATGCTGCTTGAGGCAGCCTTGGAGCACCTCTCCGAGCACACCGTCACAACGTCGTTTCTGGGACCCGCCGCTTTCGCGTTCCATGTCTCGGACGTACAGGCACCGCCCGTCTGGTCAAACTTGACGCTAGAGGCAGTCTCGTGCAGGACGACTCATTCGGGACAGGATGCAGCCTTTTTCTACGGCATAGGGGTCCTTGCGGAATTGGTCAAGTTATACAACGAGAGACGCAGCGAGCTTTTCTCTAAGAACATCCGCTACTTTATCAGCAGAAAGGCAAATGTCGAGACCGGACCATCGGGAAAGATTCGAGAGACACTCAAGCGCCTCGTGACGCAAGGAGAGGATTCGCCTGAGTTGTTCGCATTCTACCACAATGGGGTGACGATCTTTGCCCGCGAGGCGGAAGTCGACAATGGGCTCTGCAGGGTGCGCGACCCGTATGTTTTGAATGGTTGTCAGACGATAAAGACAGCCCATATGTTCGCAACGGACGCATCTGCCAAGGGGAAACTCAACGAGGATCTTTGGAAGCGTGTTCGCATTCCTGTTCGCGTGATTACGACAAAGAGCGAAGAACTCGTGAGGCGGGTCACCGTTGCGAACAACCGCCAAAACTCGATTTCCGCCGCTGCGCTCCGGGCGAACGACTCGGAACAACTCGAACTGGAGCAACGCTTTCGTAGGCACAATATATTCTACCAGCGACAGGAGGGCGCTTTTGAGCAGCTGGAGCGAACGAACCCGGAGCTTCTCGCAGACATCTATGCCCAGACGGCTGGCTCCTATGTTTCGATCGTCGATCTCGCTCGATCCATCGCTGCGGTAGCAGGAGAGATCCACGCAGCCCATCATCCGAATGACATCTTCGAAAGTGATAGGTTGTACGCGAAGACGTTCGCGCCATCCCGCGTGAGTTCTATAGCGTTTTGTGTCTTTCTTCAGAATCTTCACAATGTCCTCGGTGTGGTGCTCAAAAAGAACCTTGGCCTTGAGCCTAACCCAGGGGCCCCAAAGCCGGGCAGCCTCACTTACTATACAATGGCGCTGCTCACACGCTACCTGGCAAAGGAGGAGAGGCACGGCGACATCATAACTTTCGGAACAACCCTCTGGGGAGGCAAGAAACTCTTTCGAGAGCAGGTCTGTTCTTGGTTGGATAATTACCACTCTAAAGTCAAGCGTGAATTAAAGGACCGTTTCATGTCCCTAGAAAGTAAATCGAATGAGAACATGGCCTCGGCATATCAAAGTTGTCTGGCTGCGCTAAAACTGTCGCAGGTGGATCCATTTAAGGCATTCGAGAACCTTGATAATGAAATCGAGTGGGCCGCACCCGAGGAATAG